The genomic stretch GGTGGACTCGTCAGTATTTAAGGATTGCATGGATGTCGCAGACAAGCTGAAAGATCTTCTTGGAAGTGTTGAAAAGATTGATGTAAAGGATGAGACTGAAATTGCCCTTGAAAAGAAATTGAAGGTCGAGAGGGAATAGTATAGTCAATAGACTGTTCAAATGAACTATGAAGTCATCATTAATGTACATTCCATAATACCTGTATCCTGCATAAACGGCCCGGGAAAAAGGATGGTCGTATTCTTTCAGGGTTGCAACAACAAATGTCCCGGATGCTTTAATCCGGATACGCATGCGTTCGTAAAAAAAACCGGATATTCTCCCAAATCTCTTATAGGAAAGTATTTTCGCGCTGGCATTGAGGGATTAACTGTCAGCGGCGGCGAACCATTCTACCAGCGGAGGGGGCTCTTGCAGCTTCTCATATCAGCCAGGGAGGATTATGGACTTTCAACTGTTGTATATACCGGATTCTCCTATGAAAGGCTTTCTGCATCGCCCCCCGCCAGGGCAATCTTAAAATACACTGATGTACTTGTGGATGGCAGGTTTGAGATTGCAGGGAAAGAGCCTACGATGCTGGCCCGTGGCTCGACAAATCAGAGATTTCATTTTCTGAGTGATAAATACACGGAAGCAGATTTTGTCATGGATGGAAAAATTGAAATGATAATAGCTCCGGACGGGACAATTACCCAGACGGGTTTCAGCAAGGTGGCTTGATGGAAGAGAACAGGGAAGACATAGCCTGCATACTTGAGACATTTCCGAAGATCACGGACGTAATTGAACCGGAATCCAGGAAAAGTATCCTTTCACAGTGCGTCAATTGCATCAAAAAGATACCTAAAAAAATTGAATCCATGGCCGGCTACGAGTTATGCGTATCGTTAACCAGCCGGCTGGAGAACGCGTCGGAGAGAAAATGGCTGCTGCTTGCCATTGCCCGTGAACTGCCCAGGACACCGGAATTCCATATCCTTAGCCTTGATATATTTTCCCAGTCTGTCAGAGCGGCAAATGCGATTAAAGATGCGCGGATAAGGAAGGATGCGCTTCTCGATATAATACACAGCCTCCCTGAAAAGCAAGACTTCCAGCCCCTTTTTAGCGAGGCAATGAATCACGCAATAAAAGCGGCAGATGAGATAGGTGATCAACAGTACAGAGTGCACGCACTGCTAAGTCTTGCTAATGAAATTCCGGGGACTCTGGAATTTAATCACCTTCGGCTGCGGGCATTTAAGCTTGCACTCAATCTAGCGACCAATGTCAATCAGGCCCAGTACGATCAGCTCAGGCTCAAGCAGATCGCAAAGACCCTTCCCAAGGCCAGTGACTATGAGTTCTACAGACAGTATACCCTTCTCGGAATTGCAAAGGAGATTCCCAGGACAGGTGAATTTCTGGATCTTTACAAAGAGGCGATGATGCTCGCCATTGCAGCGGCAGTAACAATTGAAGTGCCTTATTACAGGAAATATGCACTCTGTTATATTGCAGAGGAACTTGCGGGAACGCCTGCACTGGCAGCCTTGTACAGGCATACCATGTCAGAGGCTCATAAGGCTGCATCATGCATTGAAGAACCGATTGTCAGGGTTCATGCCATGATTGATCTTCTGAAGCTCTTCCCTAAATCAGCAGACTTCTTTCCGCAGTTGAGTGAGGCGCTGACAAGTATCCTTGACTTCTATACTGTTCAAAGCAGGATAAAAGACATTACTCCAATGGATGTCCTGGATTTCGTCCTGCTGATGGACGAAAAAACCGTTGGAGACTCCAAGAAATCCAAATTTACAAAGGACAAGTATGCACACATACTTGCCAGGGATCTGGAACAATTCGGCCTCCTGCTAAACGATATCAGGCTGATTGAGGTCTTGAAACCATATACCCATGTCTGGATACGGCCAAAGACGCTGCGTACTGCAGTGAATAAAATAGTGGGACATCTGGAAAGCCTGAAGAATAGTTATCATGGCAGTGAGATAGAGCGGCCTGATTTTTCGGGTGAATTCTTCCATTCGGCTGACAGGCATCCCTCTTCTGAAGTCAGTAAAACAACTTCAGTGAAGGAATGTATGTCCATTGACCTTGGAGCAACAAACACTGTCATCATGAAACGCAAATGGGACATGCAGCCGGAATTTATTGACATAAAGGGAATTACACGGCACTACGATGAAGTTCCTATTGTCCCTACTCTGCTTAACATGGAGACGGAGTCCATTGGGACAGCTGCCGGAAGTGATAATGTCGCTTTCAACTTCAAGAGGCTGCTTCTTGAAGGACACCCTGACGGAGAGAAATATTTGGCGAAGTATTTTTCTGCACTCTGCAGGCACCTGAAAGATGAAATTAAACGCCCGGGCTGGCTGTCAGTATTTTCAAACTCTCTTACAGACAAGCTGTACATTACTGCGCCAATAGGATTTCCTGACTATAGAAATGCATTAAAAAATATAGTTTCAAAGACCTTACGTGGTGTGGATACAGATATCCTCGAAGAACCGCTTGCCGCAGCCATCGGATATCAAATGGCTGAAAAGGATGATAAGGTCGTACTTCTGATTGACTTCGGCGGCAGCACACTCGATATTATAATTGCCAGGCTTAATATAAATGAGGCGCATGTTGTTGCCAAACCTGACAGATCCAAGATTATCGGTGGCCATGACATAGACAGATGGATTGCCGGGTACCTCTGCAAAAAACTCGGTATGGAAGGTGACAAGCCCCCGCGGGAGTTAATAGATAAGGCAGAAGAGATTAAGATCGCCCTTTCCGGCAGCAGGGAAGTTATGTTCCGGTGGGACAATTATGCTGTATGCCCTGTAACCAGGAAAGATGTCGAAGATATACTGAATAAACATGGTTTTTACGATTCGGTTGACAGGACCATATCGTACGTGCTCTGGAAGGCTGGAAAGGTCGGTGTAAAAAGGGAGAAGATTGATGCCGTACTGCTTACCGGAGGCTCATCCCAGATACCTTCTTTCAGGGAAAAGATTGAATCCCTCTTCCCGGAACTTTACAGACAAAACTGCATTTATAACCATAGTCCATTCTCTGCAGTTGCTGTCGGAGCTGCCATGTATGCCACAAGGAAAATAAGCGACAAACACCTGAGGCTGTCATATGCAATCCGCTATAAGACAAGGGACAAGGATGTGCCATTCGCATATGATATAATTTTCGAGAAAGGCGAGTCATATCCGTTTGAAAAGACATTCAGGGTCACACCTGCAAAAACACTCGGCGAGCAGAAACAGATATACATTGAACTATTCGAGGTGCCTGACAGGTATATCATAAGGAGATGGGAAAGAGAAGGGGGTATGGAATTTATTAAACAGGTGCTAAAGCCTGCAGATGACATGACCTTAAAGGATCTGAGGATCATTACACTGTCTTATGATGAACCTGTTGAGGATTATTCCCAAATAACATTCTGCGTGGATGAAACCGGCCTGCTGAAGGTCCGATACGGAAAACATGACAGAGAGGCTGCCACCGGAATAAGGCTCCAGTAATCACTTCAACGCTCTGCATCTGTCGCAAATTTTGTTAAATAATTCCGGCATCCGGGATTGAAGCTCAAATTCCACATCCTGACGCTGCACGACCCATTGCATTTACTTCGCAGCAATGGGTACCCCGCCTTTTTCAGCGTCAATCTCAAGTTATGTGCTGGTATATGATATAAAGCCACGAAAGAAACAGCAGCATCCCAACCCTGCTGGCATACTTGACGTACTTCCGGTTTCTGACTATCAGTATCTTTAATATAATCAATCCGAGTCCGGCAATCCACCCGATTACAGGCCACAATCTTATACCGCCATTGCTCAATGAAAGTCCTGCTACAGCAAGGTATATTAGGCAGGTTATATATCCGTCAAACCTGTGCATCCTGACCATCACAAAGGCAGAACTGCGATGTTTGCTTACGGTCTGTATCCCTGTAATAAAGCTCATTGTTGCCGTTATCAAACCGATCGAGGCAACGATAGTATTAATATCAAGTATTCTGCTAATGCTTGTCATGATTCTCTGTATATCAGGATGAATATCTTTCTCTGAATAAAAAACAAAACTATGCCAATGTATATCAGCAGAATAGGCAATATAACATAGAGATTCGTCCAGGTACTGTTGTCATTTACTATATTGCCTGTCGAGCCGCTCAGGATAATGCTATACGTATTTCGCATTACCTCATTCTTCTCTACCTTGTTATTATTGGAGACCCAGAGGGTTATTCCATTCCACTCATTCCTGTTGGCGATATTATCAACAATATTATTATTGTTGGATGAATTGAGGAATATCCCCTTCTCCTTATTTAAACTGGCCTCATTCTTTTCCAGCGTGTTATTGTGAGAGGAATCGAGATAAATGCCTGCAAGCTTGTTATACGCCGTATAATTATGTGCAAGTATATTGTTTCCGGATGAATCAAGAAAGATGCCATGCCGGTTATTGACAGCCTTATTGTCCCGTAGTTCAATATTTGCTGCATTATTGAGATAGATGCCGGCCACTGATGAATCAGAGACGGTAAATCCTGAGACAGTGACTTTACTTACCCCTGCAACCAGAATTACCGGCTCTGATGGTTTTGAAGCCCTTATCACAGTCTTGTCAGACCCATGTTCAGACTTAACTGTCACAGGTTTTGAGATTACGATGTTTTCGGCATACTCACCATCCCTCACTATAATGGTATCATTGGGAGCGGCATTGTTTATTGCGTCCTGAATATTCTTATAGTTATCCCTTACATAGCTTGTAGCCGCTTCCGAGATGTGAGATACGCCATGGGAAAGCAAACAGACAAGAAGGACGCTCAGTACTCTCAGGAACATCTCAGTGACAGTGATCCTTTTCTGCAAGCTGTCTCGCCGTGAATACAGCTTCCCTGTATTTCATCTGTTCAGGCGATGCATCTTCATGTTCATGAGCACCATGTGTGCGTTCACCCGCAGTTATTACAACATGAGACTGTTCGGCCTTGCCCATTTCTTCAACAAGGAACCGTCTGTCATCTGAATTGAGGCATTCCTCAATCATGGCAAAGAATTCCTCATCCTCTTTACTGATATGACTTCTCAGGTTGGATAATGCAGAACGAAGAACATTGTCCGGGATATCATCATCACACATTGCATTCCTGACAGAATGAAGGAGAACCATCAGCTCACGGTGATCCTCCTTGATAATCTCAATGTACTTTTCATTTAGCGGATCCAGCTTAATCAGTAGTGGGAACAGGACACCCTCTTCTTTGCGCAGAGAGTGCAGTACTATATCATTTTCCACCTCTGCCATAGCAATCCACAAACCATTGATGTCTCTCCTGATGATCATGTCCTCAATAACATCGAGTCTCCTAAGCACCCCTTGATGCTCCTCTCTCAGAATGGAAACAGGATTTATCTCCTCAGATTCTGCCTCAATACCGGCATCTTCGGATATATCACTTACCCGCCTTACATCCAGCGCCTTGAATGTCTGTGAGAACCCAAGCCTGCAAATGTTGCGGGGACTCCTGAACAATGTCTTGTCATCCTGCGATGAAGACATCTCTTCAAACACATCCTGATCAAGGTCAATTTCACCGGTACGGCAGCTCTTAATCTGACAGTCCGGATGCTGACATCTGTACTTTATTCTTAGATGATCTTTTGTCATAATATATTATCCTCTCATCAGACGTTTAGTGTCTCAGGAGCCTGTTTCATCTCAGGAATGCCGAATTTATCATTAAACTTTGTCACAAAATACATCAGCACCCTGTAATTAAAAAGCAGCGCCTTAAAGGTCTGAGTCTTTGTAAGCCCGTCAAAATAGAACTCATAAGAGAACTGCACCTGCTTGGCAATACCCTCTTGATCAAGATTAAGGTCATAACTTACCTCGGAAAACATCAGGTCTTTCCGGATCTCATTATAAAACTCCTCTCTCTCCTCATCTTTCATTTTCTTTAATTTTTCCGCATGCTCAGGCGCTATGGAAACTCCGTTTAAGATCAACACGAGTTGTGGATAATCCTTAGGCTGAATAATCCTCTGTTTTTTCATCGTCCCAACCGGAAAATCAATTTCAAAATGAAAATTAGCATTTTCATCCTTGAACTCATCTATCTGATGATGATTATCCTTCAGCCATTTTAATATTGTTTCCTTTGCCTGCTCTACTGTTGTAATCTCCAACTTATTCCTCCCTTTCTGTTAATAAAGCACACATCCTGCTTCCCTATTCGTGACCAGCGCCTATTTCCATCTTGTATGCCTGACACAACTGAGAGCACCTTGTACAGTAAAAGGTGTGCGTGAGGTCATACTCCTTGTGAATCTGGCATTTTTCACAAATACAATCCTTCTCCCATTTTATACTCTTGCTTGTCCCTACAAGCGGGAAACAATAACCGGTTGGAGCGTCACCCTTTACATACGTCGGACATGTTGTGCAAAGACACTTTCCTGTAACATATGCCTGCCTGGCATCAAACTCCTCCCTCTTCATGGATTCAATACCAAACTTATCAAAAGCACTGATTTCCGCCATGACCCACCTCCTTTGTTATGTCCCGATAAGAACCTACTTAAAGAATTACAGCCTGATGTATTTATCTTAAAGCTACTGCCACGCCTATGTCAAGGAAAAGAAAAATGGGGACAGGAAATAAATCTGTCCCCATTTTCAATGATTCCAGTCAACCTGATGTTTATGGATTCTCGCTTATGTATCTCTGTCTTTCAGCTTCGGATAACTTTGTCCACCAGGTGTTGCCAACACCCCAGTCGCCTCTTTCAGCTCCTGGCCTGTTATAATATATCCAGTTGAGAATTGTCCCTATAATGCAGAATATGGCTATCCCCCCGAAGAAGGGGATCGCTGATCCATATTTGGCAATGGCCGATCCCATCAGGGAAGAGAATATGAACGGGCCATATGCTGCCCACGCACCTGTCCAACCAAGAATCTGCGCCCCCCTTCGCGGAGAAAAGGCGTACGCAATCGGAAATTGGCGGAACGTTGAGAAGTTGCCTACCCCTGCGAAGAAGAATATCCCAAGCATGATATAGACAAACACAGGGAACTGATCAAGAGAGACAGGCGTCAGGAAACCACCGAATATCAGGCCCGCACACCCAGCTATGATCCCTAACCCTGAGATTGTTGTAAAGATCGCCCCTCCGAATTTGTCAGAAAGAGGCCCACCGGCAAACCGGATTACCGAGCCTACCAAGGGTCCGAGATACGCGTATTTCAGCGGATCAGGCGCCAGGGCCGGGTCCATGCCGGGGATATTTCCGTATATGATCTTTATCATGAGGGGGAATGTCGCCGCAAAACCGGAGAAGGAACCGAATGTCATGACATAGATCCAGGTCATAAACCATCCATGCTTATTGTCAGTCATATTCTTTATCATCGCTCCGATTGAGACCTTTTTCATAGGGATGCTCTTCAGGTAAAACCAACTGATCACACCGGCGATTATAAGAAACGGGATAAACCAGAAGGAGGCGTTCTGTAGCCATATATTCTTCTTGACCACCTTCTTTACCAGCACTTCCTGAATCTTGCCTGCCTCGTTCCTCTTGATCTCGGTAGTCATTCCCTTTGTCCGTTCTGTCTCAGCAATGACGATCTCCTTTATCTCCCCACTCTCAGTCTTCACCACTTGAATATCCGTGGCAAGATCCCCTTTCACAAAGACATCGGTGACTACCCCGGCCTCTTTCTGAACCTTCACATCAAAAACCGGTGCTGCCTTTGTAAAGAGCTGCGGTCCGCCGGCTGCTCCAATGACAACAAAACCGATGATAGCAGGCGCCACAAACTGGGTGACACTCACACCCAGATTCCCGAGCCCTGCCTGAAGCCCCATGGCCGTCCCCTGTAATCTTTTCGGGAAGAAGAGACTCGTTGAGGGCATAAACGATGAAAAGTCACCGCCTCCGAATCCGCATAGAAACGCTATGATAAGAAAATGCATGTAAGGAGTATCCGGGTTCTGTACAGCATAACCGAGCCAAACCATTGGAATAAGTTTTAAAAAAGCAGCAACTGTTACGGTATATCTTGTGCCGAATATGGGGATCAGGAAGGCATGAACTGTACGCAATGCGCCGGCAGCAAGCCCTGGCATTGCCGCGAGCCAGAAGAGCTGCATAGTGCCAAATCCCTTTTCAGGGGTAAAACCGATATTCGGCATTCGGACAACCACAGCGCTCATGACAAACCATGTAGCAAATGAAAAAAACAGGCCAAATGTGGTAATAGCCAGCGTCCCCCATGCACGTCCGCTGCCTTCTGATTTCCAGAATTGTGGGTCTTCAGGTTCCCACCTTTTTAACCAAGTAGACATTTTCTCACACTCCTTTTATTCTTGGAAGAAAATTCAGGATGAATTATCAATTAATAAAACAATCACCAATCTGCAATCAATTATTATTACAATATAGTTTCCACATCACCGCCTTTGGTTTGACATTAAAAAAGCGGGAGTCAGGGAAACCTGACCCCCGCCTGAGTATTTGCTGCAATCATGTCCAACTACTTAGACTGGACGATATTCTCAGGAGCCTCTCTCCTGTACCACCTGACAACCTGATACGGCCTCCAGAGATATGCATATGGCCTGATGACCACAAAATGTGCAAGTCTTGTGAAAGGAATCAATGCGATAAATATCATGGCATTGAAGATGTGCACCTTGGTTATCAACCTCAGACCGGATACATAAGACGGATCAGGCTGTAGTGTGAATATTGACCACATCCACGGCACTGCTGTAGCAGCATACCAGTTGGAACCCCATCTGTAGAAGATGGCATTGATAAGCCCCGTCGCAACCTGGATAAGGAGTACGATAAGAACGAGCACATCCCATCCTGATGTAACGGCCTTTACCCTGACATCAGTCAGTCTCCTGTATGTAAATACGAGGAGGCCGAAGAATGCGAGGAACCCGAGGGCAAGCCCTGAAAGCTCCAGCAGGTAAAGCCTTAGCGGCACGCCATTCCATGCCAGTATAGCCCTTGGGAAAATCAGGGCAAATATGTGGGTCAACAAGATGATCAAAATACCGTAATGCCATGGGAATGAACCATAAAACAGAACTGAGTTTTCAAGAAACTCAGACGACTGGCTCGACCAGGAATAACGGTTTGATGTATACCGCCATATTGAACCAACCACACAGATGGTCAGCAATATGTACGGCATAGCGCCAAACAAGAGAAAATGAAGTACATCAACTTGCACTGAATACATTTCTATTTAACCTCCTTTACATCCCTGTCTATAACTTTATAGACAGCAGTAATAATGTGCCTGTATGGGTTTTCCTGATTATGTTGAAAGTTCTTGTATAGTTTTTCCACGGCCCTGATGACAAAGTCCCTTCTGAAATCCTTTTTTACCTGCTCATCCTTTACATAAGCGAGGAATCTCAGCACAAGAGGGAGGTGATCAGGCAACTCCCCCTTGCTGAGACTTTCATACGGAAACTCAAACCTTCTGAACATCGTTTTGATGTTGACAAGGTTTCCGGACCTTTTAAAACCCTCAAGAATATGAGAACCAAGATCAAGAGAATAATCAGAGCTCATCTCAAAGGTATAAGAGTATACACCCTGCAGGTCATCAAGACTCATCTCTGTGAGTTCCTTCTTGAATTCCCTTAAAGAGTCT from Nitrospirota bacterium encodes the following:
- a CDS encoding radical SAM protein, giving the protein MNYEVIINVHSIIPVSCINGPGKRMVVFFQGCNNKCPGCFNPDTHAFVKKTGYSPKSLIGKYFRAGIEGLTVSGGEPFYQRRGLLQLLISAREDYGLSTVVYTGFSYERLSASPPARAILKYTDVLVDGRFEIAGKEPTMLARGSTNQRFHFLSDKYTEADFVMDGKIEMIIAPDGTITQTGFSKVA
- a CDS encoding Hsp70 family protein, with product MEENREDIACILETFPKITDVIEPESRKSILSQCVNCIKKIPKKIESMAGYELCVSLTSRLENASERKWLLLAIARELPRTPEFHILSLDIFSQSVRAANAIKDARIRKDALLDIIHSLPEKQDFQPLFSEAMNHAIKAADEIGDQQYRVHALLSLANEIPGTLEFNHLRLRAFKLALNLATNVNQAQYDQLRLKQIAKTLPKASDYEFYRQYTLLGIAKEIPRTGEFLDLYKEAMMLAIAAAVTIEVPYYRKYALCYIAEELAGTPALAALYRHTMSEAHKAASCIEEPIVRVHAMIDLLKLFPKSADFFPQLSEALTSILDFYTVQSRIKDITPMDVLDFVLLMDEKTVGDSKKSKFTKDKYAHILARDLEQFGLLLNDIRLIEVLKPYTHVWIRPKTLRTAVNKIVGHLESLKNSYHGSEIERPDFSGEFFHSADRHPSSEVSKTTSVKECMSIDLGATNTVIMKRKWDMQPEFIDIKGITRHYDEVPIVPTLLNMETESIGTAAGSDNVAFNFKRLLLEGHPDGEKYLAKYFSALCRHLKDEIKRPGWLSVFSNSLTDKLYITAPIGFPDYRNALKNIVSKTLRGVDTDILEEPLAAAIGYQMAEKDDKVVLLIDFGGSTLDIIIARLNINEAHVVAKPDRSKIIGGHDIDRWIAGYLCKKLGMEGDKPPRELIDKAEEIKIALSGSREVMFRWDNYAVCPVTRKDVEDILNKHGFYDSVDRTISYVLWKAGKVGVKREKIDAVLLTGGSSQIPSFREKIESLFPELYRQNCIYNHSPFSAVAVGAAMYATRKISDKHLRLSYAIRYKTRDKDVPFAYDIIFEKGESYPFEKTFRVTPAKTLGEQKQIYIELFEVPDRYIIRRWEREGGMEFIKQVLKPADDMTLKDLRIITLSYDEPVEDYSQITFCVDETGLLKVRYGKHDREAATGIRLQ
- a CDS encoding right-handed parallel beta-helix repeat-containing protein, which produces MQKRITVTEMFLRVLSVLLVCLLSHGVSHISEAATSYVRDNYKNIQDAINNAAPNDTIIVRDGEYAENIVISKPVTVKSEHGSDKTVIRASKPSEPVILVAGVSKVTVSGFTVSDSSVAGIYLNNAANIELRDNKAVNNRHGIFLDSSGNNILAHNYTAYNKLAGIYLDSSHNNTLEKNEASLNKEKGIFLNSSNNNNIVDNIANRNEWNGITLWVSNNNKVEKNEVMRNTYSIILSGSTGNIVNDNSTWTNLYVILPILLIYIGIVLFFIQRKIFILIYRES
- a CDS encoding hemerythrin domain-containing protein, translated to MTKDHLRIKYRCQHPDCQIKSCRTGEIDLDQDVFEEMSSSQDDKTLFRSPRNICRLGFSQTFKALDVRRVSDISEDAGIEAESEEINPVSILREEHQGVLRRLDVIEDMIIRRDINGLWIAMAEVENDIVLHSLRKEEGVLFPLLIKLDPLNEKYIEIIKEDHRELMVLLHSVRNAMCDDDIPDNVLRSALSNLRSHISKEDEEFFAMIEECLNSDDRRFLVEEMGKAEQSHVVITAGERTHGAHEHEDASPEQMKYREAVFTARQLAEKDHCH
- a CDS encoding DUF2299 family protein; the protein is MEITTVEQAKETILKWLKDNHHQIDEFKDENANFHFEIDFPVGTMKKQRIIQPKDYPQLVLILNGVSIAPEHAEKLKKMKDEEREEFYNEIRKDLMFSEVSYDLNLDQEGIAKQVQFSYEFYFDGLTKTQTFKALLFNYRVLMYFVTKFNDKFGIPEMKQAPETLNV
- a CDS encoding DUF2769 domain-containing protein, which codes for MAEISAFDKFGIESMKREEFDARQAYVTGKCLCTTCPTYVKGDAPTGYCFPLVGTSKSIKWEKDCICEKCQIHKEYDLTHTFYCTRCSQLCQAYKMEIGAGHE
- a CDS encoding NarK/NasA family nitrate transporter encodes the protein MSTWLKRWEPEDPQFWKSEGSGRAWGTLAITTFGLFFSFATWFVMSAVVVRMPNIGFTPEKGFGTMQLFWLAAMPGLAAGALRTVHAFLIPIFGTRYTVTVAAFLKLIPMVWLGYAVQNPDTPYMHFLIIAFLCGFGGGDFSSFMPSTSLFFPKRLQGTAMGLQAGLGNLGVSVTQFVAPAIIGFVVIGAAGGPQLFTKAAPVFDVKVQKEAGVVTDVFVKGDLATDIQVVKTESGEIKEIVIAETERTKGMTTEIKRNEAGKIQEVLVKKVVKKNIWLQNASFWFIPFLIIAGVISWFYLKSIPMKKVSIGAMIKNMTDNKHGWFMTWIYVMTFGSFSGFAATFPLMIKIIYGNIPGMDPALAPDPLKYAYLGPLVGSVIRFAGGPLSDKFGGAIFTTISGLGIIAGCAGLIFGGFLTPVSLDQFPVFVYIMLGIFFFAGVGNFSTFRQFPIAYAFSPRRGAQILGWTGAWAAYGPFIFSSLMGSAIAKYGSAIPFFGGIAIFCIIGTILNWIYYNRPGAERGDWGVGNTWWTKLSEAERQRYISENP
- the narI gene encoding respiratory nitrate reductase subunit gamma; its protein translation is MYSVQVDVLHFLLFGAMPYILLTICVVGSIWRYTSNRYSWSSQSSEFLENSVLFYGSFPWHYGILIILLTHIFALIFPRAILAWNGVPLRLYLLELSGLALGFLAFFGLLVFTYRRLTDVRVKAVTSGWDVLVLIVLLIQVATGLINAIFYRWGSNWYAATAVPWMWSIFTLQPDPSYVSGLRLITKVHIFNAMIFIALIPFTRLAHFVVIRPYAYLWRPYQVVRWYRREAPENIVQSK